GAGATACGACGGCAGCGACGGCGTCGCAATGGAACCGGTGGCGGCGACGAGTATGCGTTTTCCTCCGGAAGGAGAGGGGATCGGATTTTCCATGGCGAAATGATGAGGGGGAATTCATGACCCGGTCAACACCGTTGTGTTCCGCGCCTCTTGACCATTCGGTGGTACCGAAGGGGTCCTTCGGTCAGTTCTGCGGTGGCACCGTATTGATGCTTCGTGCGGCGATCCGACACGGTATCGGGGTTGTTCGACGCACATGGTGAAGAGAGGCGTGGAATTCATGGAAGACCTTGTTGCCGAGTCGCTGAACAGTCACCCGCAGACCCTGCCCGGGGCCGAATCGCGCCCTGCGGAACGTCATGACGCGTTCCCGCTGACCGATATCCAGCACGGATACCTGATCGGCCGCCACAAGGGCCTGGAGCTCGGCGGTGTGTCCAGCCACTACTTCTTCGAGTTCGACGGGCCTGCCCTGGACGTCCCCCGCCTCACCACCGCCCTCGGCCGGGTCGTGGAACGCCACGACATGCTCCGTGCGGTGACCGACGCCGACGGAGCCCAGCGGGTCCTGGCCGAGACGCCCCCGTACGCCATCGCCGTCACCGACCTGCGCGAGGTGTCCGATGCCGAACGGGACGAGGCGCTGGCACGCATCCGCGCCGAGCTGGAGAACCAGGTCCTGCCCAGCGACCGTTGGCCGCCCTTCGACATCCGGGCCACGCACCTCCCCGACCGGCGCACCCGGCTGCACGTCAGCGTCGACCTGCTCTTCGTCGACGTCCGCAGCCTCCTGCTCGTCCTCGCGGAGTGGCGGCGCTTCTACGACGACCCCGCCTGGTCCCCCGCCCCGCTCGACCACACCTTCCGCGACCACGTCCTCGCCGAGCGAGAGCTCCGCGACGGCCCGGCCGGCCGCCGCGCCGCCGACTACTGGACGGCGCGCCTCGACGAGATCCCCCCGGCGCCCGACCTGCCTCTGGCCACCGCCCCCGAGCAGATCGGCCCGCCCTCCTTCGTCCTGCACCGGGCCGTCCTGCCCCAGGACCGGTGGGCCGCCCTGTCGGCCACTGCCCGCCGGCACGGACTCACCCCCTCCAACCTGCTGCTCGCGGCCTACGCCGAGGTGCTGCGGACCTGGTCGCGGCGGCAGGAGTTCACCCTCACCCTCACTCTGTTCAAGCGGCTGCCGCTGCACCCGGAGACCAACGGCGTCGTGGGCAACTTCCTCTCCCCGAACCTGCTCACCGTCGACGGCCGATCCGACGAGACGTTCGGGCGCCGGGCTGCTCGGGTGCAGAACCGGCTGCTCGCCGACCTGGAGCACTCCGCGTACGGAGGAGTGCAAGTCCTGCGTGAACTGACCCGACGTCAGGGCGATGGGCGCAACGTGTCCATGCCGGTGGTCTTCACCAGCACCCTCGACGGCGACGAGGGCGACGCCAAGGGCGACCCGCTGAGCGTCTTCGGCGAACTGGCGCACAGCGCGAGCCAGACCCCCCAGGTCTGGCTGGAGAACCAGGTCTTCGAGGAGAACGGCGCCCTCACCGTCAACTGGAACGCGGTCGACGGGCTGTTCGCCCCCGACACGCTCGACGCCATGTTCCACGCCTACCTGGCCCTGCTGGACCGGCTCACCGACGACGAGAGCGCCTGGGAGACCGCCGGTGGCGCCGTACCCCTGCCCGCGGCCGAACTCGCCGAGCGCCGCGCGGCCAACGCGACCGCCACCGACATCCCGCCGCGGCGCCTCCACGAGCTGGTACACGAAGCCGCCCTCCGACGCCCCGACGCCGTCGCCGTGATCACCGACGGGACCGAGGTCACCTACCGGACGCTCCAGGAGAACGCGCACCGGATCGCCCGACGGCTCCGCGCGGAGGGCTGCGCGGAACCGGACACTCTCGTCGCCGTCTCCATGCGGCCGGGCGCCGCGCAGATCGCCGCCCTGCTGGGCGTTCTGCACGCGGGAGCCGCGTACGTCGCCATCGACCCGGAACTGCCCGAGGAGCGCCGCCACTCCCTGCTGCATCGATGTCGGGCCAGGGCCGTCGTCACCGAGGTGGAACTGGGCGCATCCCTCAGCTGGCCCGGCGGCATCCAGGTCGTCACCCCCGACGACCCGGCGACGCTGCGGTGCGGCACCGGACCGCTGGAGAGCCGGCAGAGCGTCGACGACCTCGCGTACGTGATCTTCACGTCCGGCTCCACGGGCGAACCGAAGGGGGTGATGATCTCGCACCGCAGCGCCGCGAACACCGTGCAGGACATCAACGCCCGCTTCGAGGTGAACGAGCGGGACCGGGTCCTGGCACTCGCCCCGGCCGGGTTCGACCTCTCCGTCTACGACGTCTTCGGGATCCTGGGCGCGGGCGGCTGCGTGGTTGTCCCCTCCGCCGGGCGCGGCAACGACGTCGCCCACTGGACGGAGCTGCTGGACCGGCACGGGGTCACCGTCTGGAACAGCGTGCCCGCCCCGATGCGTCTGTGGACCGAGTCCCTGGCCGACCTGGCCGAACAGGACGGCGCCGGGCACGGCGGGAGCCTGCGGCTGGCTCTGCTGAGCGGCGACTGGATCCCCGTCGCGCTGCCCGGCCAGATCCGTCGGCGCGTCCCGGGCATGCGGACGATCAGCCTGGGCGGGGCGACCGAGGGGTCGATCTGGTCGGTGTGCTACCCGATCGGGGAGGTTCCGGCCGACTGGACGAGCATTCCGTACGGCAAACCGCTCGCCAACCAGACCCTGCACGTCCTCAACACCTGGCTGGAACCGTCCCCGCGAGGAGTGACGGGCGACATCTACATCGGCGGCGTCGGCGTGGCCCAGGGCTACTGGAGCGACCCGGTACGCACGGCCGAGCGGTTCATCGAACACCCGGTGACCGGCGAACGGCTCTACCGGACCGGTGACCTCGGCCGGTACCTGCCCGGCGGGGACATCGAGATCCTCGGCCGTGAGGATTTCCAGGTGAAGATCAACGGCTATCGGGTCGAACTCGGCGAGATCGAGGCCGCTCTGGGCCGGCTGCCGGGCATGCGGCAGGTGATGGTCACCGCCCCGGCCCACCCCCGTACCGGACAGCGGCAGCTGACCGCCCACCTGGTCGGCGACGACCCGGCGGTCCTCGAACCGGTGGCCCTGCGCACCGCGATGGAGGCGGTGCTGCCCGGCTACATGGTGCCCTCGCACTATCTGACGCGAGACGCACTCCCGCTGACCGCGAACGGGAAGATCGACCGGGACGCGCTGGCGCTGCCCTGGAGCGACGGCGACGTGGCCCAGGGCCGGACCGCGCCGCGCGGCACCGTCGAGGAGCGACTGTTCGCGCTGTGGGCGGAGCTGCTGGGGCACAGCGAGTTCGGCGTCGAGGACGGCTTCTTCGACGTGGGCGGCGACTCGCTGCACGCCGTACGGATCATCGCCCGGCTGCGCGCCGACTTCGGCATCGACGAGAATGCCGAACAGCAGGTCATCGAGGGGCTGTTCATGAACGCGACGATCGCGGACTTCACCGAGGTCGTCCGGCCCTTCGAGGAGGCCGGCGCATGAGCGGAACGGCGCACGGCCTCACGGACGCCACCGGCGGCATCCTCTGGGACCACCTGGTGGTCGGTGCGGGCTCCGCGGGATCGGTCACCGCCGCCCGCCTGGTCTCCGCCGGGGCACGCGTGCTGCTGGTGGAGGCGGGCGGGGAGCAGCCGGAAGGCGGCGCGGAGACCAACCCCCTCCGGGACGCCAACCGCCTCATCCTGGAAGGCTTCAACTGGGACCACCGGGCCAACCTCCGCTCCAGCACCCGGTGGGACGAACTCGTGGGCGTCGGCGGCGCGTCCGGATCCACCGCCGACGCGGGGCGCAGCCGTGCCCTGTGGACCCGCTTCCCCTACCAGCTGGGCAAGGTCGTCGGCGGCTCGTCCGCGGTGAACGGGGCGATCGCGATGCGCCCGCTGCGCAGGGACTTCGACACCTGGGTGGCGCGCGGCAACCCCGACTGGAGCTGGGACCAGGTCCTGCCGTACTACCGCCGGATCGAGAACGACGCGGACCACCCCGGCGACGCGGCGCACGGCGACCACGGAGCGATACCCGTCCGCCGGCCCGGCCCCGCCGACCTGCACGAGCTGGAGGTCGCGTTCCGTGCCGCGTGTCTGCGGATGGGCGTCGAGGACCTGCCCGACCTGAACGGCGGCGGCGAGCGCGGAGTCGGCCCGGTGCCGGCCAACTCCGTCGACGGCGAGCGCGTCGACGCGGCGACCGCCTACCTCACCGACGTACGCAAACTGCCCGAACTGGAGCTGCGCACCGGCTGCCGGGTGACCCGGGTGCTCTTCGAGGGGCGGCGCGCCGTCGGCGCGGTCCTGGTGGACGACGACGGCCACCGCACCGCGGTGCGGGCCCGGAACGTGATCCTGTGCGCGGGCGCGGTCGGCACACCGGTCGTCCTCCAGCGGTCCGGCGTCGGCGATGCCCGGCTGGCGGCCGCCCTCGGTGTGCCCGTCGTCGCCGACCTGCCCGGGGTGGGCGAGAACCTCGCGGACCACCCCTCGGTGGTCATCTGGTCCCTGCCCGGGCCGGGGGTGTGCAAGCCCGGCATGCCGTGGCGGCAGATCGCGGCGCGGATGTCCAGCGGTTACGACGACGACGTCGACGTCCAAGTGGGGCTCCTCAACAACGTGGAGTCCACGACGATCCCCGGGTTCGTCGACCGCCTCGGCTCGCCGATGGCGGTGGGCCTGTCGGTCATGCTGATGCGCCCGGAGTCGCGGGGCCGGGTCTTCGCCGAGAGCGCCGACCCGGACACCCCGCCCGTGATCGAGCTGGGCATGGGCACGGTCGAGCGGGACGTGGAGCGCCTCATGCACGGCGTGCGCAAGGCCTGGGGCATCCT
The nucleotide sequence above comes from Streptomyces clavuligerus. Encoded proteins:
- the hlmE gene encoding holomycin non-ribosomal peptide synthetase HlmE, encoding MVKRGVEFMEDLVAESLNSHPQTLPGAESRPAERHDAFPLTDIQHGYLIGRHKGLELGGVSSHYFFEFDGPALDVPRLTTALGRVVERHDMLRAVTDADGAQRVLAETPPYAIAVTDLREVSDAERDEALARIRAELENQVLPSDRWPPFDIRATHLPDRRTRLHVSVDLLFVDVRSLLLVLAEWRRFYDDPAWSPAPLDHTFRDHVLAERELRDGPAGRRAADYWTARLDEIPPAPDLPLATAPEQIGPPSFVLHRAVLPQDRWAALSATARRHGLTPSNLLLAAYAEVLRTWSRRQEFTLTLTLFKRLPLHPETNGVVGNFLSPNLLTVDGRSDETFGRRAARVQNRLLADLEHSAYGGVQVLRELTRRQGDGRNVSMPVVFTSTLDGDEGDAKGDPLSVFGELAHSASQTPQVWLENQVFEENGALTVNWNAVDGLFAPDTLDAMFHAYLALLDRLTDDESAWETAGGAVPLPAAELAERRAANATATDIPPRRLHELVHEAALRRPDAVAVITDGTEVTYRTLQENAHRIARRLRAEGCAEPDTLVAVSMRPGAAQIAALLGVLHAGAAYVAIDPELPEERRHSLLHRCRARAVVTEVELGASLSWPGGIQVVTPDDPATLRCGTGPLESRQSVDDLAYVIFTSGSTGEPKGVMISHRSAANTVQDINARFEVNERDRVLALAPAGFDLSVYDVFGILGAGGCVVVPSAGRGNDVAHWTELLDRHGVTVWNSVPAPMRLWTESLADLAEQDGAGHGGSLRLALLSGDWIPVALPGQIRRRVPGMRTISLGGATEGSIWSVCYPIGEVPADWTSIPYGKPLANQTLHVLNTWLEPSPRGVTGDIYIGGVGVAQGYWSDPVRTAERFIEHPVTGERLYRTGDLGRYLPGGDIEILGREDFQVKINGYRVELGEIEAALGRLPGMRQVMVTAPAHPRTGQRQLTAHLVGDDPAVLEPVALRTAMEAVLPGYMVPSHYLTRDALPLTANGKIDRDALALPWSDGDVAQGRTAPRGTVEERLFALWAELLGHSEFGVEDGFFDVGGDSLHAVRIIARLRADFGIDENAEQQVIEGLFMNATIADFTEVVRPFEEAGA
- a CDS encoding GMC family oxidoreductase, giving the protein MSGTAHGLTDATGGILWDHLVVGAGSAGSVTAARLVSAGARVLLVEAGGEQPEGGAETNPLRDANRLILEGFNWDHRANLRSSTRWDELVGVGGASGSTADAGRSRALWTRFPYQLGKVVGGSSAVNGAIAMRPLRRDFDTWVARGNPDWSWDQVLPYYRRIENDADHPGDAAHGDHGAIPVRRPGPADLHELEVAFRAACLRMGVEDLPDLNGGGERGVGPVPANSVDGERVDAATAYLTDVRKLPELELRTGCRVTRVLFEGRRAVGAVLVDDDGHRTAVRARNVILCAGAVGTPVVLQRSGVGDARLAAALGVPVVADLPGVGENLADHPSVVIWSLPGPGVCKPGMPWRQIAARMSSGYDDDVDVQVGLLNNVESTTIPGFVDRLGSPMAVGLSVMLMRPESRGRVFAESADPDTPPVIELGMGTVERDVERLMHGVRKAWGILRAPGIAERLERTQFWTDRMIGNEAVLRNGVRNIMNPGWHAVGSARMGPPSDRMSVVDQRGRVHGLEGLRVVDASVFPSVPSVPTNLTTLMLAERIGDDIVAAFKEGAPA